From one Streptomyces chromofuscus genomic stretch:
- a CDS encoding glycoside hydrolase domain-containing protein, giving the protein MAITINPRATWGQYAPSHLQAHACADPEVSKNPDWSGHLGVFLHYLGAGSTGHLLTEEDCRKEVAEVYLAHKTGGEFEGDIAYNYLVCPHGHVYEGRGEERGEGNAGDAEPIDDVGRNEGFYSIVGMIRSEDVASEAMLRGIRGLIDHLRHTAERRTGNKILPHSFGYDTDCPGNLHMYARPGSTIDPSVPWRAPADIYVYRTQKWVNETYDTAPGYVICSETGYTGWNTVLALTQGLQHELGISPTVQNFGPGTFNAVKNREIVPEFERNANLLRLYNGALWCKGYWASQYLGGWGEESEASLRQLYADMGLDPADAGQRLAMWPHVLKSLLRMDQFRLVPGGDPHVRAIQQRLNSRYVADIGIPAMGLVPCDGIYSRDVQQGLMMAIQYEIGIAPGSINGYFGPGTQAALKGRGSATLTGDLRYLFRAACYVNSPTYTANGQAHYLPADIGTDARTGTHVGWLQAFQRFSQLPVTGHNDYATWAQLLVSSGDTSRGATGCDCITEITPQRGQLLKANGYHIVGRYLDEHLAPGDDGYLGKALKPGEPQAILNAGLRFFPIFQYNGTELGNFTYDKGYDQGKKAHGKAAEHGIGAGACIYFGVDYDATDEEITSHVVPYFSGVKAGFAELGSRYTFGVYGSRNVCIRVSKDAGARWSFVSGMSWGFSGNLGFPLPENWSFNQIHEYEFQPGWGLDHNIWRDGGDPGVSAVGAG; this is encoded by the coding sequence GTGGCCATCACCATCAACCCGCGTGCCACCTGGGGGCAGTACGCCCCCTCGCACCTGCAGGCGCACGCCTGCGCGGATCCCGAGGTCAGTAAGAATCCCGATTGGTCCGGTCACCTGGGTGTGTTCCTGCACTACCTCGGCGCCGGCAGCACCGGCCACCTTCTGACGGAGGAGGACTGCCGTAAGGAGGTCGCCGAGGTCTACCTGGCCCACAAGACCGGTGGCGAATTCGAAGGAGACATCGCCTACAACTACCTCGTCTGCCCGCACGGCCACGTCTACGAGGGGCGTGGAGAGGAACGCGGCGAGGGGAACGCCGGCGACGCCGAACCCATCGACGACGTGGGGCGCAACGAGGGGTTCTACTCGATCGTGGGCATGATCCGCTCCGAGGACGTCGCGAGCGAGGCCATGCTGCGCGGGATCAGGGGCCTCATCGACCACCTGCGCCACACCGCCGAACGCAGGACCGGGAACAAGATCCTCCCGCACTCCTTCGGCTACGACACCGACTGCCCCGGCAACCTGCACATGTACGCGCGGCCGGGATCGACGATCGACCCGTCCGTGCCGTGGCGGGCGCCCGCCGACATCTACGTGTACCGGACGCAGAAGTGGGTCAACGAGACCTACGACACGGCACCCGGGTACGTGATCTGCTCCGAGACCGGCTACACCGGCTGGAACACCGTGCTCGCCCTCACTCAGGGGCTTCAGCACGAACTCGGCATATCTCCCACCGTGCAGAACTTCGGCCCCGGCACGTTCAACGCGGTGAAGAACCGCGAGATCGTACCGGAGTTCGAGCGGAACGCGAATCTGCTGCGCCTGTACAACGGGGCGCTGTGGTGCAAAGGCTACTGGGCCTCCCAGTACCTCGGCGGATGGGGCGAGGAGTCCGAGGCCTCCCTCCGGCAGCTCTACGCCGACATGGGCCTTGACCCTGCCGACGCCGGGCAGCGCCTGGCCATGTGGCCGCACGTGCTGAAGTCGCTGCTGCGCATGGACCAGTTCCGGCTCGTGCCCGGTGGCGATCCCCACGTCCGGGCGATCCAGCAGCGGCTGAACTCCCGCTATGTCGCGGACATCGGAATTCCCGCGATGGGACTGGTGCCCTGCGACGGGATCTACTCCCGCGATGTCCAGCAGGGGCTCATGATGGCCATCCAGTACGAGATCGGGATCGCCCCGGGTTCGATCAACGGGTACTTCGGACCGGGAACGCAGGCGGCCCTCAAGGGACGGGGGTCGGCGACCCTCACGGGCGATCTGCGGTACCTGTTCCGCGCCGCGTGCTACGTCAACTCACCGACGTACACGGCGAACGGGCAGGCGCACTACCTGCCGGCGGACATCGGCACCGACGCCCGGACCGGTACGCACGTGGGGTGGCTCCAGGCCTTCCAGAGGTTCTCCCAGCTCCCCGTCACGGGACACAACGACTACGCGACCTGGGCGCAGCTCCTCGTGTCGTCCGGTGACACCTCACGGGGCGCCACCGGCTGCGACTGCATCACGGAGATCACCCCGCAGCGCGGTCAGTTGCTCAAGGCCAACGGCTACCACATCGTCGGCCGCTATCTGGACGAGCATCTCGCCCCGGGCGACGACGGCTATCTCGGCAAGGCGCTCAAGCCCGGCGAACCGCAGGCCATTCTGAACGCCGGACTGAGGTTCTTCCCGATCTTCCAGTACAACGGCACGGAACTCGGCAACTTCACCTACGACAAGGGCTACGACCAAGGGAAGAAGGCCCACGGGAAGGCCGCCGAACACGGGATCGGCGCCGGTGCGTGCATCTACTTCGGGGTCGACTACGACGCGACGGACGAGGAGATCACCAGCCATGTCGTGCCGTACTTCAGCGGTGTCAAAGCCGGGTTCGCCGAGCTCGGGAGCCGCTACACCTTCGGCGTCTACGGCTCCCGCAACGTGTGCATCCGGGTGTCGAAGGACGCTGGCGCCCGCTGGTCGTTCGTCTCCGGGATGTCCTGGGGGTTCTCGGGGAACCTTGGTTTCCCGCTGCCGGAGAACTGGTCGTTCAACCAGATCCACGAGTACGAGTTCCAGCCGGGCTGGGGCCTTGACCACAACATCTGGCGGGACGGCGGCGATCCCGGTGTCTCCGCCGTCGGCGCAGGGTGA
- a CDS encoding MarR family transcriptional regulator → MLNIHFSSEDLGRVRLAAAPDPSWEMLLSLHALGGSPDHIVFGPWRATALNPLDPSISLLRRLAPPRGYSPDFLTPGVGTGLESAVDAVMSVGRTRLLGELALLSARRHADPWMRGLAMGEPETMRRLGGAMRRYHQRVLARPWPRIRAVIDGERALRARDLLDGGVERLLGNVHPLARWESPVLRVDYPVHQDLFLNGRGLLLIPSYFCWRRPITLRDGNLDPVLVYPANRGLQLLTEDPGIPQPTALTRLLGRTRAAVLEEIGASNGTTGGELARRLGISAASASEHAATMRDANLITSRRVTNTVWHTLSPLGQALLEGRRPDDERRPDDEPHPPGRARVDARSA, encoded by the coding sequence GTGCTGAACATTCATTTCTCTTCCGAAGACCTGGGCCGGGTCCGTCTCGCCGCCGCACCGGACCCGTCCTGGGAGATGCTGCTGAGCCTGCACGCGCTCGGCGGCTCACCGGACCACATCGTGTTCGGGCCCTGGCGGGCCACGGCCCTGAACCCGCTCGATCCGTCGATCTCCCTGCTGCGCCGGCTCGCACCACCGCGCGGCTACTCACCCGACTTCCTGACGCCGGGCGTGGGCACCGGCCTGGAGTCCGCCGTGGACGCCGTCATGAGCGTCGGCCGCACCCGGCTGCTCGGCGAACTCGCCCTGCTGTCCGCCCGGCGCCACGCCGATCCGTGGATGCGCGGGCTGGCCATGGGCGAGCCGGAGACGATGCGCCGGCTCGGCGGAGCCATGCGCCGCTACCACCAGCGCGTGCTCGCACGCCCCTGGCCCCGCATCCGTGCGGTGATCGACGGCGAGCGGGCCTTGCGTGCGCGCGACCTGCTGGACGGCGGCGTCGAACGGCTGCTGGGCAACGTCCATCCGCTGGCCCGCTGGGAGTCGCCGGTGCTCAGGGTGGACTACCCGGTGCACCAGGACCTCTTCCTCAACGGCCGCGGACTGCTGCTGATCCCCTCGTACTTCTGCTGGCGGCGCCCCATCACGCTGCGCGACGGGAACCTGGACCCGGTGCTGGTCTATCCCGCCAACCGCGGCCTCCAGCTCCTCACGGAGGACCCCGGCATCCCACAACCGACCGCGCTCACCCGCCTGCTGGGCCGCACCCGCGCGGCGGTCCTGGAGGAGATCGGGGCGTCCAACGGCACGACCGGCGGGGAGCTCGCCCGACGGCTGGGCATCTCGGCCGCCTCGGCGAGCGAACACGCCGCGACGATGCGGGACGCGAACCTGATCACCAGCCGACGGGTGACGAACACCGTGTGGCACACCTTGTCCCCGCTCGGCCAGGCTCTGCTCGAAGGGCGCCGGCCGGACGACGAGCGCCGACCGGACGACGAGCCGCACCCCCCGGGCCGGGCCCGGGTCGACGCGCGGTCGGCGTGA
- a CDS encoding transposase, producing MIDAIAFKFRTVTQWVQLPEEYGHWRGVHNRLRTRAVDGAWERGFIALITQADADEDVSRVVSVDSTIARAHQHAAGARKKASLVLAGEPAHHAIAGPAAD from the coding sequence GTGATCGACGCCATCGCCTTCAAGTTCCGGACCGTTACCCAGTGGGTGCAGCTGCCGGAGGAGTACGGCCACTGGCGTGGTGTCCACAACCGGCTGCGGACGCGGGCCGTCGACGGCGCGTGGGAGCGGGGATTCATCGCGCTGATCACTCAGGCCGACGCGGACGAGGATGTGAGCCGGGTCGTGTCGGTGGACTCCACCATCGCGCGAGCTCATCAGCACGCGGCCGGGGCCCGCAAGAAAGCGAGCCTTGTCCTGGCTGGCGAACCGGCCCACCACGCCATCGCCGGTCCCGCGGCGGACTGA
- a CDS encoding GNAT family N-acetyltransferase produces the protein MNGLGPVAWPPAPIRTERLVLRESEGRDRSAFIELLASPEVHTYLGGPRPRDELEREAPEVPERWPGSFVVDLDGAMIGQILLRRATGHRRPAAAGKADLGYLFLPRAWGHGYAAEACAAALGWLAGVLPGEPVVLTTQTANVGSMRLAAKLGFTEVERFQAWGAEQWLGMWSSGTPSR, from the coding sequence ATGAACGGACTTGGACCCGTCGCCTGGCCACCTGCCCCGATCAGGACCGAGCGGCTCGTACTCCGCGAGTCAGAGGGCCGCGACCGTTCGGCGTTCATCGAACTTCTCGCCTCGCCAGAGGTGCACACCTACCTCGGCGGCCCCCGGCCGCGTGACGAGCTTGAGCGCGAGGCGCCTGAGGTGCCCGAGCGGTGGCCCGGGAGCTTCGTCGTCGATCTCGACGGGGCGATGATCGGCCAGATCCTGCTCAGGAGAGCAACGGGGCACCGCCGCCCGGCTGCCGCGGGGAAAGCCGATCTCGGCTACCTGTTCCTGCCGCGAGCATGGGGACACGGATACGCCGCCGAGGCGTGCGCGGCGGCACTCGGCTGGCTCGCCGGCGTCCTGCCGGGCGAGCCGGTGGTGCTCACCACACAGACCGCCAACGTCGGCTCGATGCGTCTCGCAGCGAAACTGGGGTTCACCGAGGTAGAGCGGTTCCAGGCCTGGGGCGCCGAGCAGTGGCTCGGCATGTGGTCGTCAGGCACG